From the genome of Glycine max cultivar Williams 82 chromosome 2, Glycine_max_v4.0, whole genome shotgun sequence, one region includes:
- the LOC102669944 gene encoding uncharacterized protein codes for MVYQFGQVIERSIEEFTVKFLLYVLGCFLVPTFKEIVHEEIACSFGNPATYIRDFLVEGIKNYRRKITMEYSGCIYLLLILYAEHVLYGSIPRWTSLEELPTHYWNNKLLNKLAETIEREGGLGVMTVKVLAQTKYNEHSLMPNCVQDLSKRVNMLEGTATSQSWLLQYY; via the exons ATGGTCTATCAATTTGGGCAAGTTATTGAAAGATCCATAGAAGAATTCACCGTGAAGTTTCTGTTGTATGTCTTAGGCTGTTTTTTGGTACCGACATTCAAGGAAATCGTCCATGAAGAAATAGCATGTTCTTTCGGTAATCCGGCAACCTACATAAGGGACTTCTTAGTGGaaggaattaaaaattacaGGCGTAAGATTACTATGGAGTATTCTGGCTGCATTTACTTGCTATTG ATTTTATATGCTGAACATGTTTTATATGGTTCTATACCGAGATGGACATCCCTAGAAGAGCTCCCAACTCATTATTGGAACAATAAGTTATTAAATAAGCTTGCAGAAACTATTGAGAGGGAAGGCGGATTAGGAGTTATGACA gTAAAGGTACTTGCTCAGACAAAGTATAATGAACATTCTCTCATGCCAAACTGTGTTCAG GACCTGTCCAAGCGAGTGAATATGTTGGAAGGCACAGCGACTTCACAATCTTGGTTGTTGCAGtactattaa